In the Haloactinospora alba genome, GGGCTGGCGGGCGATGTGGCGGGCGATGCCCGCCACCCACACCCTCTGGGGGTCGAGGCCGCCGACCAGCTCGTACCATTCCCGGTCCGGTACTGGTGCGAGGACGTGTCCGGATACGCGCAGCCCGTCCAGCAGGGTGCGGGTTCCGCACACGACGTCGGGTACGGCGTTGACGATCCGGTGGCCCGGTTCGGAGCCACGCGCGGGGGCCGCCGCGGAGACCGCCTGTGCCACCGCGTCTCCGGGGAGCCCCTGCAGCAGCTCGTTCTCGGGGTCGGCGAAGCTCTCGGGGTAGCTGCCGGTAGCGATCATGGCCGAGGTCCAGCTCCACAGCGCGTCGGCGGGATTCACCTGGAAGCCCCGCCGGTCCCCCATCACCGTGGGCAGCCGGACGGCCACCGCTGGGACACCGAACGCGCGGGCGTGCTCGAGGTACAGCTCGGCCACGGCCTTGGAACGCACGTACCCCCTGCTCTCCGCCGGTAGCGCGGTGAGCGGGGCAGCGTCGATCTCCGCCCCCTCCGGGTAGCCGGAGGAGTCGACGACAGCGCTGGTGGAGACCAGCGTGACGCTCTTGCGGCGCGTGGTGGCGGCGAATCCGAGAACGCCAGCGGCGCTGTGCGCGTTCACGTCCGCAAGGGGCGCGTAGGGGTACACGTGGTTGACCCATGCCGCCGTATGGACTACGTCGCCCACCCGGCCGGCCAGGTCCCGGTAGGTGTCGGGGTCCATGCCGAGGTGCGGCTCGCCGACGTCGCCGTCCACGACCTCGATCCGTCCCTCGTACTCCTCCCGCCACTCTCCGAGTCCCCGCAGCCCGCGTACCAGCGCGTCTCGCCGCTCGGCGCCGCCGCGCAGCAGGCACACCACGGTCTTGCCCCGGGCCAGCGTGTGGGCGAGGACGAAGGAACCCACGAAACCGGTCGCTCCCGTGAGCAGAACCGTGTCCCCCGTGGCCGGGGAAAACGCGTCCGCGCCCGTGTCGGGCGGGGCGACGCGAGCGGCGATCTCGGCCCGCACCGCCGCGATGTCGGCGGAGGTGTCGCGTTCCGCCGGCTCTGGGGCGGGGAGCTCTTCCTGCCCCCCTCGGGGGGAAGCCGCGGCGAACGCGTCGAGCGCGTCCGCCATCTCCTGCAGCTGCGGACAGCGGAACAGCGTCTCCATGGGGACGTCCACTCCCAGACGATCGTGGATCGCCGCGACGAGCCGCACGACCATGAGGGAGTGGCCTCCCAACGCGAAGAAGTCGTCCTGCGCCCCGACATCCGTCGTGGTGAGTAGCTCGGACCAGATCCGTGCGAGCGCGGTGGCCGTCTCCCCCTCCGGGGGTGTGCGGGAGGAGCGGTCGTCCCGCTGACGCGCGCGAAGCTCCGCCAGCGCGTTCCGGTCCAGTTTCCCGTTCCGGGTGAGAGGAAGCGCGTTGACCAGCACCACCGAGGAGGGCGTCATCCAGTCGGGCACGTGCCGTGCCAGCTCGCGGCGCACGCGGGTAGGGGTGGTCTCCCGCCCGGCGGCCGGCACCACGTAGGCGGTGAGCTCCGTGTGGCCGGTGCGTCCCCGCTCCGCCAGCACCGTGCTCTCGGCCACCTCGTCCAGCGCGTCGAGAGCGGCCCGCACCTCACCGAGCTCCACCCGGTGCCCGCGGATCTTGTGCTGCTCGTCCGCACGGCCGAGGTAGACGATCTCCCCGTCGTCACGACGCACTCCGATGTCGCCGGTGCGGTACATCCGCGCCCCCGGCACCGGGGTGTAGGGGTCCGGCACCATGCGCTCCGCGGTCATCCCGCCGGAGCGCTGGTAACCGAGCGCCACCCCCGCCCCGCCGACGACGATCTCCCCGGGAAGGCCGGTGGGGACCGGTGACAGCTCCCCATCGAGGAGGTACAGCGCGAGGTCCGGCAAGGGGCGGCCGATCAGGGAGTCGTGGCAGGTGAGGTCCTCGGCGGTGACACGGCGGAAGGTCACGTGGACGGTCGTCTCGGTGATCCCGTACATGTTGACCAGCCGAGGCCGCTCGTCACCGAACGCGCGCATCCACTCGGCGAGCGCCGCGTGTTCCAGCGCCTCTCCGCCGAACACCACGAGCCGCAGCGTGTCGGGGGCGTCCTTGTTTCCCAGGACGCGGGAGAACTGCTGGAAGGCCGAAGGGGTCTGGCTGAGGACGGTCACGCGCTCCCGCCGCACCAGTTCCACCAGCGCGTCGGGAGCGCGTGTCACCCAGCGGGGGACCACGACCAGGCGCCCGCCGTGCGCGAGCGCCCCCCACATCTCCCAGACCGAGAAGTCGAAAGCGCAGGAGTGGAACAAGGTCCACGTGTCGTCCGCGCCCAGCTCCATGTAACGCCGAGCCGCGGTGAACAGACGGGCGACGTTCGCGTGCGAGACCACGACCCCCTTCGGCGCGCCGGTGGAACCGGAGGTGTAGATGACGTACGCGGGCGCGTCGATCGGGACGTCGACGTCGACCGGGGTCGTCTGCGCCCGGGCGAGCTCCGGAGCGGACCAGTCCAGCGGTACCGCCGGAGGCCCAGCGTCGGGAAGCCGGTCCATCAGGTCGGTGGCGACCAGCACCGCCGCGACCGAGCACTCCGTGAACTGGTGGGCGGTGCGCGCCGCAGGACTGTCCGGGTCGACCGGAAGATAGGCGGCCCCGGACTTGAGCACGCCGAGGATCGCGGCCACCAGATCGGCGTTGCGGTCGAGCATGATCCCGACGAACGCTCCCGGGCCCACACCGCGCCGCCGCAGCACGTGCGCCACGCGGTTGGCCCGACGCTCCAGCTCCCCGTAGCTCAGGTGTGTGGCCTCGTCCGAAAGCGCCGTCGCCTCCGGTCGGCGCCGCGCCTGCTCCGCGAACCGCTGGTGCACGGGGGTGTCCGCCGCGCCGAGGTCCGACGGCCCCTGTCCGACCGCCTGTCTCCGCTCCTCCGCGGAAAGGAGCGGCAACGCGGCGACGGGCCGGTCCGGGTCCGCGGTACCGGCCGCGAGGAGGCGGTGCATCCAGTCGGCGAACCGCGCCACAGTGGCGGCGTCGAACAGGTCGTCGTCATAGGGGAGGTAACCGACGACCCGGTCCTCCTCGCACCACAGCTCCGCCATGAGGTCGAAGTGGGTCGCCCCGCCGTCCAGGTCGGCGAAGCTCACCTCCAGTCCTGGCAGCGACGGGGGGTTCGGAGCGCCGTCCCGCAGGCTGAAGGAGGTCTGGAAGATCGGGGTGACCCCGGGTTGGCGCGCTGGTTGGAGCTCGTGCACCAGCATCTCGAACGGGACGTCCTGGTGTGCCATCGCGTCAGTGAGCGTCTGTCCCACCCGGCGCACGAGCTGCCGTAGCGAGGGACGGTCCGCCACACTCACCCGGATCGCCAGCCAGTTGAGGAAGTAGCCGACCATGCGCTGCGTTTCGGGGCGGGAGCGTCCGGCCACGGGGACGCC is a window encoding:
- a CDS encoding non-ribosomal peptide synthetase, with translation MTEQGSPTPDGRSLEQRIAALTPAQRDVLDRLLAESGGSEPGIHRRPRTHGRLPVSFEQERLWFMNELVPYRAIFHVPLALRLRGRVEVDALRRAFARLTERHEALRTVFQDGEDGPCQVVREGMAVDVTVHDCRDAPDPELAARRRASDSVAAPFDLRSGPLLRCDLYTIGAEDHLFLLTQHHIISDYWSLSILLEELGALYSGELGNPTDLRPLDLHYPDFAYWQRRAKNRTALERQLTYWRDQLDDIPELLELPTDHPRPAMRTSQGAFHHVEFPAELVAPMRELAREHATTLHVAFLALYAGLLSRLTRQEVLVIGVPVAGRSRPETQRMVGYFLNWLAIRVSVADRPSLRQLVRRVGQTLTDAMAHQDVPFEMLVHELQPARQPGVTPIFQTSFSLRDGAPNPPSLPGLEVSFADLDGGATHFDLMAELWCEEDRVVGYLPYDDDLFDAATVARFADWMHRLLAAGTADPDRPVAALPLLSAEERRQAVGQGPSDLGAADTPVHQRFAEQARRRPEATALSDEATHLSYGELERRANRVAHVLRRRGVGPGAFVGIMLDRNADLVAAILGVLKSGAAYLPVDPDSPAARTAHQFTECSVAAVLVATDLMDRLPDAGPPAVPLDWSAPELARAQTTPVDVDVPIDAPAYVIYTSGSTGAPKGVVVSHANVARLFTAARRYMELGADDTWTLFHSCAFDFSVWEMWGALAHGGRLVVVPRWVTRAPDALVELVRRERVTVLSQTPSAFQQFSRVLGNKDAPDTLRLVVFGGEALEHAALAEWMRAFGDERPRLVNMYGITETTVHVTFRRVTAEDLTCHDSLIGRPLPDLALYLLDGELSPVPTGLPGEIVVGGAGVALGYQRSGGMTAERMVPDPYTPVPGARMYRTGDIGVRRDDGEIVYLGRADEQHKIRGHRVELGEVRAALDALDEVAESTVLAERGRTGHTELTAYVVPAAGRETTPTRVRRELARHVPDWMTPSSVVLVNALPLTRNGKLDRNALAELRARQRDDRSSRTPPEGETATALARIWSELLTTTDVGAQDDFFALGGHSLMVVRLVAAIHDRLGVDVPMETLFRCPQLQEMADALDAFAAASPRGGQEELPAPEPAERDTSADIAAVRAEIAARVAPPDTGADAFSPATGDTVLLTGATGFVGSFVLAHTLARGKTVVCLLRGGAERRDALVRGLRGLGEWREEYEGRIEVVDGDVGEPHLGMDPDTYRDLAGRVGDVVHTAAWVNHVYPYAPLADVNAHSAAGVLGFAATTRRKSVTLVSTSAVVDSSGYPEGAEIDAAPLTALPAESRGYVRSKAVAELYLEHARAFGVPAVAVRLPTVMGDRRGFQVNPADALWSWTSAMIATGSYPESFADPENELLQGLPGDAVAQAVSAAAPARGSEPGHRIVNAVPDVVCGTRTLLDGLRVSGHVLAPVPDREWYELVGGLDPQRVWVAGIARHIARQPGDEAQRRRLFRFVADGDPEVHRIVNSQAISSPEELAGYIDSLTRGDASARGAAS